The Deltaproteobacteria bacterium DNA segment GTCCTCACCGAGCCAGGAATGGGAGAACCTTCCCGCGCCCAGCTCGTGCAGCAACCTGAATCCCGCCACTTGCGCCTGCTGCAGCGGAGACTCCGGCTCTGGATGAGCGAGCCCCTGGCAGCGGTCGCAGAGCATCTGGTCCGCGAGGGCGGGGGTGAAGGGCGCGCCACATTGCGGGCAGGCGTTCATCGCGCCGAAGCTGTGCGCCTCCTCCATCGCGGCCCGACTGTACGTCACAGGTCGAAGGCACCCAAAGGATGTGCCCGCGACCTTCTCCCACACCCACGCACCGCAGCCGCTCATCGGGTCGTGATATGTGCGCGCGGTGTCCGACCGCCCCGATCTGCCGGAGCCGTTCGCGCCCACCGGGGGAAAGCTCTCGCGGTTCCGCATCGTTCCGCCGCCGCCTCTTCGGCCGCGCCTCTTGCCGGACGAGGCAAAGTTCGCGCTCCGGATTTCGCTGCTCGCCGGATGCGCCGAGTTCGCCGCATGGGCATGGCTGGCGCATGCCGGCGGCAAGGGCGCCGCGCTCGGCTGGGCAGTCCTCAGGCTGCTGAGGCTGCTCTGGTCCCGCGTCGGAACGCGCGTGTCGCGGCCGGTGGTGGCTTTTGCTCTCCTCTTCGTCGCGCTGGTCGGAACGTCGGCAAGCCTGGCCACGGTGGGCCAGCTCTTCACCGTGGGCCTTCTGGCCATCGCGCTGCCCGCGGTCGGCGACCTCTGCGCGAGCTGCGCCGGAGACAGCATCACCGTCGAGCGCCGCAGCGCCGCGTATTCGTGGCTCGACATGGGACAGGGCCTGGGCGGCGCTCTCGGGCTCGCCGTCGGCGCGTCGTTCCCGCGCGCCGCGGCGGTCGCTTCGGCGGCAGCGCTGCTCGCGGCATCCGTCGGCGTGCCCGATCTGCGCGATCGCGGCACGCCGCGCTCCACCTGGGCGCCCGCCGCGTACCGGCAAGTCTTCCGCACGCCGTTTGCCGCGCAGCTTTGCGCACTGGTCTTCTTCGCCGCGTTCTTCGCGCTGCAGCAGCCGGCCCGTCCGCATTCGGCGTGGATGACGTTGCTCCTCCCGCTCGCGGGAATGGCGATCGCCGCCCGCGTCGATCCGTTCCTGCCGAACGCCGTCGTCCTGCCGCGCGCCGCGCTCATCGTGGCGGCGCTCGGCTGGGTGGTTCCGCCGCTGCGCCTGCTGGCCATCGGCGCGCTCTTCGCGGCCGTGCCCGCGTCCGTTGCGCGCGGCGCCGGAGAGATGGAGCGTCCAGTTGCGTCTTCGCTCGCCTGGTCCGCGTTGGCGGCCGGCGCGGCCGTAGGCGCCGTGCTATGAATGAGCGCTCATTCACCCACGAGGAGCGCGAGCGCATGTTCTCGATGGACCCGCCCTTCACCCCGGAGCACCAGCTCTTCCGCCGGACCCTTCGCGAGTACGTCGAGAGAGAGCTCACGCCGCACGCCCTGGAGTGGGACGAGGCGGGGATCTTTCCTCGCGAAGTATTCCGCGGGATGGCCGAGATCGGCGCTCTCGGGATCAACTACCCGGAGAGCGTCGGTGGCGCCGGCGGAGACTACTGGTTCGTGGTGGTGCTCGCCGAGGAGCTGATCCGGAGCCAGAACGCCGGCGTCAACATGGGACTCCTGGTCCAGTCGCAGATGGCGACGCCGATCATCGCCGAAATCGGCACCGAAGAGCAGAAGAAGGAGTTCCTCATCCCCGCCCTGGCGGGAGAGAAGATCGCCGCTCTGGGCATCTCCGAGCCCGACGCCGGCAGCGACGTGGCCAACCTCCGCACGACCGCGCGCAGGGCCGGCGACGACTACGTGATCAACGGCGCCAAGATGTGGATCACGAACGGCAGCCGATCGGACTTCATCACCCTCGCGGTGCGCACGGGCGGCCCTGGATACGGCGGCGTGTCGCTGGTGACGTTCCCGACCGACGTGAAGGGGTTCAGCGTCTCGAAGAAGCTGGCGAAGGTCGGCAACCTCTCCTCGGACACCGCGCTGCTCTTCTTCGAAGATTGCCGGATTCCCG contains these protein-coding regions:
- a CDS encoding acyl-CoA dehydrogenase, which gives rise to MDPPFTPEHQLFRRTLREYVERELTPHALEWDEAGIFPREVFRGMAEIGALGINYPESVGGAGGDYWFVVVLAEELIRSQNAGVNMGLLVQSQMATPIIAEIGTEEQKKEFLIPALAGEKIAALGISEPDAGSDVANLRTTARRAGDDYVINGAKMWITNGSRSDFITLAVRTGGPGYGGVSLVTFPTDVKGFSVSKKLAKVGNLSSDTALLFFEDCRIPVRYLLGEENEGFYHVMTNFQGERLVAAIGAVSGMQLLVEDALRYGNERSAFGKPLAKFQIWRHRLVEHLTAIEAARWLTYRACDLFNRKEAAVKEISMAKLFAGDLMQKVVYDCQQLHGGMGYVVETPVARAFRDARLLTIGGGTSEIMKEIIAKLVPGF